A single region of the Pan troglodytes isolate AG18354 chromosome 18, NHGRI_mPanTro3-v2.0_pri, whole genome shotgun sequence genome encodes:
- the GINS2 gene encoding DNA replication complex GINS protein PSF2, with the protein MDAAEVEFLAEKELVTIIPNFSLDKIYLIGGDLGPFNPGLPVEVPLWLAINLKQRQKCRLLPPEWMDVEKLEKMRDHERKEETFTPMPSPYYMELTKLLLNHASDNIPKADEIRTLVKDMWDTRIAKLRVSADSFVRQQEAHAKLDNLTLMEINTSGTFLTQALNHMYKLRTNLQPLESTQSQDF; encoded by the exons ATGGACGCGGCCGAGGTCGAATTCCTCGCCGAGAAGGAGCTGGTTACCATTATCCCCAACTTCAGTCTGGACAAGATCTACCTCATCGGG GGGGACCTGGGGCCTTTTAACCCTGGTTTACCAGTGGAAGTGCCCCTGTGGCTGGCAATTAACCTGAAACAAAGACAGAAATGTCGCCTGCTCCCTCCAGAGTGGATGGACGTAG AAAAGTTGGAGAAGATGAGGGATCATGAACGAAAGGAAGAAACTTTTACCCCAATGCCCAGCCCTTACTACATGGAACTTACCAAGCTCCTGTTAAATCA TGCTTCAGACAACATCCCGAAGGCAGACGAAATCCGGACCCTGGTCAAGGATATGTGGGACACTCGTATAGCCAAACTCCGAGTGTCTGCTGACAGCTTTGTGAGACAGCAGGAGGCACATGCCAAG CTGGATAACTTGACCTTGATGGAGATCAACACCAGCGGGACTTTCCTCACACAAGCGCTCAACCACATGTACAAACTCCGCACGAACCTCCAGCCTCTGGAGAGCACTCAGTCTCAGGACTTCTAG